Proteins from a genomic interval of Candidatus Didemnitutus sp.:
- a CDS encoding hydrogenase maturation protease, with product MIGLDELTAAPAPLDLGAPQPAPQVLLLGVGNWLMGDEGVGIHVIQALEAQPPLFGVRKLDGGTGGVNLLLELEGMRDVVMVDATRDGQPAGTITFLQPRQVGDLPRGLGAHDFGLKDLFAAAALIGQLPNIHLYTISVEELKPMCTNLSPAVAAAVPEVVHAMHALAARLAAPGQGNA from the coding sequence ATGATCGGACTCGATGAGCTGACCGCCGCGCCGGCGCCCCTGGACCTCGGGGCGCCGCAACCCGCCCCGCAGGTGCTCCTGCTGGGCGTCGGCAACTGGCTCATGGGGGACGAAGGTGTCGGCATTCACGTCATCCAGGCCCTCGAGGCGCAGCCGCCGCTCTTCGGCGTGCGCAAGCTCGATGGCGGCACGGGTGGCGTGAACCTGCTGCTCGAGCTCGAAGGCATGCGCGACGTGGTCATGGTCGACGCGACGCGCGACGGGCAGCCGGCCGGCACCATCACTTTCCTTCAACCGCGCCAAGTGGGCGACCTGCCGCGTGGGCTGGGTGCGCACGACTTCGGGTTGAAGGATCTTTTTGCGGCCGCGGCCCTGATCGGCCAGCTGCCGAACATCCACCTCTACACCATCTCGGTGGAGGAGTTGAAGCCGATGTGCACCAACCTGTCGCCCGCGGTGGCGGCGGCGGTGCCCGAGGTCGTGCACGCGATGCACGCCTTGGCCGCGCGACTCGCGGCGCCAGGGCAGGGGAACGCGTGA
- a CDS encoding nickel-dependent hydrogenase large subunit, which yields MSERIVVDPVTRIEGHLRIEAEVKDGKIVDAWSAGTMVRGLEIILRGRDPRDAWAFCERVCGVCTTVHALASVRSVEDALDIKVPANAELIRNIMFCTQYMHDHVVHFYHLHALDWVDVVSALKADPAATSALAQKLSKYPKSSPGYYSELQKRLTKFVESGQLGIFANGYWGHPAFKLPPEANLMAVGHYLEALEWQKEIVKIHTIFGGKNPHPNYLVGGVPCAINIDEANAINAERLAFVGQTLQRAKEFIEQVYIPDVLAVAPFYLDWAGIGGGLENYLCYGDLPTNGFADVKSFKFPRGAILGRNLNEIHPVDPKDGQDGIKEFIDHSWYEYSKQGGLHPWEGETNLKYSGPKPPYEHLDVDKKYSWLKTPRWKGHAMEVGPLSRMLVGFVAGQPEIKGAVTDALGALKAPPSVLFSTLGRTAARAIESQVSAIWGLEFYNQLLANIKAGDTRTFTREKWEPSTWPKVAKGVGCTEAPRGALAHWIVINEGKIANYQLVVPSTWNASPRDGQGQRSAYEASLIGTPVHDPHQPLEIIRTIHSFDPCLACAVHLYEDKKEIARHELLVK from the coding sequence ATGAGCGAAAGAATTGTTGTTGATCCTGTCACCCGCATCGAAGGCCACCTCCGCATCGAAGCGGAAGTGAAAGACGGCAAGATCGTCGACGCCTGGAGCGCCGGCACGATGGTGCGCGGCCTGGAGATCATTCTCCGCGGCCGCGACCCGCGCGACGCCTGGGCGTTCTGCGAACGCGTCTGCGGCGTCTGCACCACGGTGCACGCGCTGGCCTCCGTCCGCTCCGTCGAGGACGCCCTCGACATCAAGGTCCCCGCCAACGCGGAACTGATCCGAAACATCATGTTCTGCACGCAATACATGCATGACCACGTGGTGCACTTCTACCACCTGCATGCGTTGGATTGGGTCGACGTCGTCAGCGCGCTGAAGGCCGACCCGGCCGCCACCTCCGCGCTCGCGCAGAAGTTGTCGAAGTATCCGAAGAGCTCGCCCGGTTACTACAGCGAGCTCCAGAAGCGCCTCACGAAATTCGTCGAGAGCGGCCAGCTCGGCATCTTCGCCAACGGCTACTGGGGCCACCCGGCCTTCAAGCTTCCGCCCGAGGCCAACCTCATGGCCGTCGGCCACTATCTCGAGGCCCTCGAGTGGCAGAAGGAAATCGTGAAGATCCACACGATCTTCGGCGGCAAGAACCCGCACCCGAACTACCTCGTCGGTGGCGTCCCGTGCGCCATCAACATCGACGAGGCCAATGCGATCAACGCCGAGCGCCTCGCCTTCGTCGGCCAGACGCTGCAGCGCGCGAAGGAGTTCATCGAGCAGGTCTACATCCCCGACGTGCTCGCGGTCGCGCCGTTCTATCTGGACTGGGCCGGCATCGGCGGCGGTCTCGAGAACTACCTTTGCTACGGCGACCTGCCGACGAACGGCTTCGCCGACGTGAAGAGCTTCAAGTTCCCGCGCGGCGCGATCCTCGGCCGCAACCTCAACGAGATCCACCCGGTCGATCCGAAGGACGGCCAGGACGGCATCAAGGAGTTCATCGACCACTCGTGGTATGAATACTCGAAGCAAGGCGGCCTCCATCCGTGGGAAGGCGAGACCAACCTGAAGTATTCGGGCCCGAAGCCGCCCTACGAGCACCTCGACGTCGACAAGAAGTATTCGTGGCTGAAGACGCCGCGCTGGAAGGGCCACGCGATGGAAGTCGGCCCGCTCTCGCGCATGCTCGTCGGCTTCGTCGCCGGCCAGCCCGAGATCAAGGGCGCGGTCACCGACGCGCTCGGCGCGCTCAAGGCGCCGCCGTCCGTCCTCTTCTCGACGCTGGGCCGCACCGCGGCGCGCGCGATCGAGTCGCAGGTTTCCGCCATCTGGGGCCTCGAGTTCTACAATCAGCTCCTCGCGAACATCAAGGCGGGGGACACCCGCACGTTCACCCGCGAGAAGTGGGAGCCGAGCACCTGGCCGAAGGTGGCCAAGGGCGTCGGCTGCACCGAGGCGCCGCGCGGCGCGCTCGCGCACTGGATCGTCATCAACGAAGGCAAGATCGCGAACTACCAGCTCGTCGTCCCGAGCACGTGGAACGCCTCGCCGCGTGACGGCCAGGGCCAGCGCTCCGCCTACGAGGCCTCGCTCATCGGCACGCCCGTGCACGATCCGCACCAGCCGCTCGAAATCATCCGCACCATCCACTCGTTCGACCCGTGTCTCGCCTGCGCTGTCCATCTTTACGAGGACAAGAAGGAAATCGCGCGTCACGAGTTGCTGGTGAAGTAA
- the cybH gene encoding Ni/Fe-hydrogenase, b-type cytochrome subunit, with protein MPSHDYQRVYVWQQPVRWFHWINALCIVVLCTTGYFIAHPLAFMNSGEAADNFWFGKLRFVHFTSAYVFFANFMFRLYWSLVGNKYANWRNFFPLSGGQMKQVVDVMTVDVLQSRYKPMRNLGHNSVAYFTYTGTGLLTLFQVASGFALYAPMSDHWFPQLFSWMVPLFGSEQNLRIFHYAVTWLFGIFVFIHVYLVMYHDYVEGHGVLTSIIGGWKFMEKGKVQAEHATGISGLPTKPSKP; from the coding sequence ATGCCCTCACACGACTATCAACGCGTCTACGTGTGGCAGCAGCCGGTGCGTTGGTTCCATTGGATCAACGCGCTGTGCATCGTGGTGCTGTGCACGACGGGCTACTTCATCGCCCATCCGCTGGCGTTCATGAATTCCGGAGAAGCGGCCGACAACTTCTGGTTCGGGAAGTTGCGCTTCGTCCACTTCACGAGTGCCTACGTGTTCTTCGCGAACTTCATGTTCCGCCTCTACTGGTCGCTCGTCGGCAACAAATACGCGAACTGGCGCAACTTCTTCCCGCTCTCCGGCGGGCAGATGAAGCAGGTCGTCGACGTCATGACCGTCGACGTCCTCCAGTCGCGCTACAAGCCGATGCGCAACCTCGGCCACAACTCTGTCGCCTACTTCACCTACACCGGCACGGGACTCCTCACGTTGTTCCAGGTCGCGTCGGGCTTCGCGCTCTACGCGCCGATGAGCGACCACTGGTTCCCGCAGCTGTTCTCGTGGATGGTGCCGCTGTTCGGCAGCGAGCAGAACCTGCGCATCTTCCACTACGCGGTGACCTGGCTGTTCGGCATCTTCGTGTTCATCCACGTTTACCTCGTGATGTATCACGACTACGTGGAAGGCCACGGCGTGCTGACCTCCATCATCGGCGGCTGGAAGTTCATGGAAAAAGGCAAGGTGCAGGCCGAGCACGCCACCGGCATCTCCGGCCTGCCGACCAAACCCTCGAAACCGTAA